DNA from Mycteria americana isolate JAX WOST 10 ecotype Jacksonville Zoo and Gardens chromosome 19, USCA_MyAme_1.0, whole genome shotgun sequence:
CAGTTTGTTCTGCTGCTAAGTAGTTTCTACAAAATTTGAAATGACTTGGTCTAGCAGTTCTTGAATTATACCTCTCTAAAAATATCACCTAAACCTGTCCCTAAGTGACAGGCTAAGGCAGAAGCATTTCTATGGAAGCTAACTTAATAACCGCCCACTACCAAATTTCCCACATCTCTCACTCGATGAACTCTTGGCACTagctgctgctgggcacaggCTAATGGAGAAGATCTATTAATAGCTAAGACAACTGAGAAATAAACTTATGCTTTGAGCTGTGCTTCAATGTCTTTATGCCAGCATTTTGTGTGTGAAAGTGCATGCAGcactggtggtttttttccccctcaaattaTTCACTTTTGAGTCTGGGCACTCTCAGTTGGCTACTTTTAGATACTAAATCAGAACAAACATTATGTGCTTACTATGAAGAAACTAAGTACACAGTCTGCTACTTTCAGCCCTGCCCCAAGCCAGCATGATCCAATTGGGAATAAGTTTAAGCTAACCATCCAGAAATGGACTGCATCATGCAACCACACAGTGGGCCAGGTCCAGGCGATTTTCATTACTGTTCATCATGTCATTTCCAAAGTTCCAGTATTCCACCAAATGACACATGGTGAACGGAAACATTTATGAAAGAAGAGTTGGGATCAGTGGTTCTTACCTgctgaagagatttttcttttactttagtTTTCTCCATGCTTTGAGCTTCTGAGAGTCTctctttctcactgtttttctcactttctaaATAAGACAAATGAGAGGCAAATGAGCAAGTGCTCCTACTACCACCGTCCTTCACAGAGGGCAAATGAACCGTAGTGTACTTTGGGGCCATTCAGAAAGTTAGTGATCCCAGTGTCTGCATCCCAAGACAGTAGGTATCATCTGAAATATCTCAGTCATGCACACTAGGGGCTGTGGCTCTTCTGTCATCCAGAGCTTATTGGCATGAGTCATTACTCATTCCTGAGAGTTAATTCCTTCCAGAAACCTAGGCAACAAAAGTTTAGCAAGCTGGGGGCACGCAGTACTTCATACTTACTTCTAGAAAGTTGCAGGCCCTGGAGAGCAGTACTTCTCTCTGGAAAGTAAAATCACATTAAGAGCGCCTGGGAAGatggggggtggtggtgcagTGGGGGCATGAGGCTCTGGAGaggtggggggggtctggagaGGGTGTAGGGCTCAGGCAAAAGGTATGGGACCCCCAGGAGAGCACAGGGCCTCGGGAGGATGTGTGAGGTCCCAGGGAAGGTGTGGGAACCCCAGGAGAGGTGTGAGGCTCTGGAGAGGGGCCCCAGGAGGAGCATGAGGCCCCAGGtaaggtgcaggaccctgcagaGAGGTGTGCAGCCCCAGAGGCAATgtagggctgcaggcagggtctCCTCACGGGGCAGGGTCCCCTCATGGGAGAGGGCCCCCTCACAGGGCAGGGTCTCACCATAGGGCAGAGTCCCCTCACAGCACGGGGTCCCCTCATGGGAGAGGACCCCCTCACAGGGCAGGGTCTCACCATAGGGCAGAGTCCCCTCACAGCACGGGGTCCCCTCATGGGAGAGGGCCCCCTCACAGGGCAGGGTCTCACCATAGGGCAGAGTTCCCTCACAGCACGGGGTCCCCTCATGGGAGAGGGCCCCCTCACAGGGCAGGGTCTCACCATAGGGCAGAGTTCCCTCACAGCACGGGGTCCCCTCATGGGAGAGGGCCCCCTCACAGGGCAGGGCCTCACCATAGGGCAGGGTCCCTTCCTGCGCAGGGTGCCCTCACATCGCAGGGTGGTAGGACCTAGGCAGGGCTCGAGCAGCGGTGGGAGCACAGCTGAGGTCCAGAAGATGTGGGCGAAGCCCACATTGGCTGAGCTTGAGCCAGCAAAGACAAGGGGCCCATTAGGCTCTATTGGgtgctgtcctggctctgtccccgtGGCACCGCATGGGGCTGAGTCCTGGTGTCCCCCCTCCATGAGGTGGGCCTGCCTAGCTCAGCCTGTCTGCTCCTGCCCTGTAGCCACAAGGAAGTGAGAGGATGGCAGGACCCTGGTGCTGCTTGTACCTCTGACGTCCCTGTCACCGCCACCTGCTGCGGTAGGTACCCATGACGTCTCTGCTGGggcccttcccttttccccaccaTCACTGGCATCTGGGTGCCAGGAGGGGGTCTGTAGTGAAGGTGTGAAGCCATCTCAGAGGGGACACAGCAGCACAGACATGCCTGGGGAGCCTGGACCCAGATGTACGGTAAGGGACACACTGCCTGTCACAGTAAACATGGAAGACCAGAAGGCTGACCACACTGTACCTCTCATTTCAAGCATCTTCAGGCCATTTTCACTCAAGTCTAGCCTTGGGCCTCTCTATGAACAGGAAATAGCTGCCACCACAGGCctcaattttatttattcaacAAGAGTAAATGGAGGTAAATGTGAAAACAGTGGCCTTAGACAAGTATAAAGCTGAGACAAGCACAATCAGAATGGGAACTGATGTCTGcaaattttggaaagaaaaaaacctttctatTTGTTCTCATGTTTTTTAGTGTCCTGTATGCAAAACAGTTGTAAATGAAGTATATCACACAGTACGGTGCGGTTAAATTGGCTTGACAAATGCACTGATGTCTCTTGCATGTGTGACAGGCAATCCAaatcacttgttttatttcactgTCTTGCCTGTCTATTAGATGCTTCTGCAAAGAGGTTAgtctttctgccttctgttgtCAAAATTCCCGTGTGTCTGATTTCCATTGAGATATCTTCCAAACCTTTTTACCTGGCTGTGTGGCTAGTGATTGTTACTTTTGGCAATCAGCTAACTACACTGCCTAGTAACTAGGCTGATGTAAGAGACAGTTTCCTTTCAACTCCTACTTTGATGAAGACTggggttttgttaaaaaaacctcttAGAGCAGGTTCTAGcacttttaagtattttctacATTATTTAACATTCTTGAACATTAAGCAAAGTGGTCAGAGTAAAAAACATTTATAGCATATGGTGAATTTAATATTTAATCATTGCTCAAAACCCCTTTCACTTACTAGCTCGTTAAATAAGACGTGAAagctaaatgaaaattattttcccagtACCTGACAGATAAACTGAAGAGTACAACCAAAAAAATTCTTAGTCCAATCTTGGTGCATAAACAATTAAGTATACAATAAGTCTTCATGTGGCTAAACAATTTAAACACAACAGACAGCATTCTTGCTCCAGGAAAGTTCCTAAGGGTTTTAGCACTAATTTCAAGATATCTAAGATTTCACTTGATATTGCTAACATGTACCATACGCTTCTGTTGGACAGCTAAAATTCTGGAAATAAAGctgtaaatgaataaatattagtAATAATTTTGCACTAGGAATAAGGATGACCTAAGGAAGTTTTGTAGTGCAGTTTTCTGTACTGAGGTTGTAGCAGGGAATCCTGTGCCTTGTTTTGATGGCAGTGAAGTTAGTGATTGCGAAGCAATGGATACAATCAGCTAACTACACTGCCTACAAACCAAGCACTACTCTTGTGATGGGGTCATGGCATTCAAacctagaaaaaaagaaagcacttccAATAATTGTATTAACATACTCTATCTCCTCAAATGCTCTTATAACAACAAACAATTGACATTAATGGAAAACATTGGTCGTATCACCCTTAGTGTTATTCTACTAAATCCAAAGTCTTTATATCACAAATTAATGGTTCTTATTAATTAAAAACTGCAGTGGATGCATCACAAATATCAGTTCAGGAGTGCAAAGACAAAGCAATGAAATactaaaatttaaattataatgCACTACAATGGAAATGGGAAATGAGAAAAGCCTTGGCATGCAATCCTTGCTGCATGAATGCAGACTAAGTGGTAGCTGTATTCGGAGCTGGAAGTGCAAAAACAGCTGCAAATTTGGGCCAAGACAAAATGTTCAACATGATTACCATTCTACCTGGTTTACAGCATGTCAGCTGTTAGTGCTTATGTCACAGTGATCCTACGTATCCTTGTTCTCTAGTTGGGGCATTTGAGTTAATGTCCTACAGCATGGGTTTCGTGCAATTTCCAGTTAAAGGTTTTCAGAGGAAACTGCATGTAACTACAACAGCAGTAAGAATGGTAGAATTTATTTCACTAGTTCCCTGAacttcagaaagcttttttttacagaaaaatatagcAACACAGATCATGCTGGTAGTCAGACGTCAGGCTGCTCAAACCTTTTACACTAATTTGTGGTAGCTAAAGAAAGTAGCAAATCTATTCTGGAGAACAAAACTGAATATGTGTAAGTAGTTAAAATCAATTATGCCTTGTGTCTAATACATGTGTATGCAACTAATAATGTGACGAAACTATTTTACATAGATTTATCAGGCTATTCCTAAATCAGGAATGAGACAGTCTGTGAGGTTACAAGGTTAAGTTTGTCTGCAAATTAAACAATTTTGATAGTTTTCACCAATAAATTCCTTATTGCTAAAAACCATAAAAAGAATTCAGGACTTACCATCAAGAAGCTTACCTTGTAATAATCCTGATAAGGACTGCATTTCTATAAAATGCTTAAAAAGATttaatggaaagggaaaaatggctAGCTTCTTCActcttcatttccttccctttcccatggCTAAGCATAGCAACCTATTGACTAAGAACCCAGCAGTCTTTCAGTGGCAGACATGCCTCTGGGGATGGTTCCTTAGGTGGCCGCTGGGTGCCCCATCTCTTCCCCTGGGACTCCTGGGCTGGAGTGTCCCCAGTCTGGGCTGTGGGTCAGCCCTATGCCTGTAACCTTTGTGTACACTCTGTTGTCATGGTCACTCAACTGGGGCTTGTGCATGGAGACTGGACCGTTGCTTTGAAACATGCAGATGGCTCTTGCCATAGGAAGCTTTGTTGCAAAACAGGTTTCTATGGGCAAAGTCAATATGAAGCACACACAGAGTTTCCGCCCTGCTCCTGTGGACAAATGGCTACAGGTTGTGTCACAGATGCCGAAGGTGATCCAGGCTTTAGTGTCATATGTTGCAGTCCAGGCACATGCCTCTAGGCTGATATCTGGATACTGGGGCTTCAGCCTGGTTTTACTCATACCAAGAGTCTAGCTGCCATAGGAGGCCCCAAAAAAGACTAATGGCTCAAAAGAATTAATGTCCTGTGCTCCTGGCACTGGGCTGCAGTGGGAGGCACATGCTGCACATCTTCACTCAACGGTGACCCATACCACCTTTCTCCCTAACTATTGGGGGCCTAGCCAGTCATTTGAATATGCTTGCTCTTGACCTGTTCAGCTCACTGCAGTCGTCTCACTCCCTTGCATTTCAGTTCTTCTTTCTCCTAAGTAaccctttgctctttttttcctcacaatcAGCACCAACACAATGCCATCCTGCTGCCATTTATTTTTGGAGGGGCAGAAGGCAGATAGATAACCCCATATGGATTGGTACAATGCTGACTGTCCCCACTTTAGGCTGTCCTTTTCTCCGTGCTAGCCACACTGGCAACCgaggcagagcagaagaaaagacgTTTTGTGCTCTGCATTGCCTCTTTTTGTGTGGGAGGGGgaactgcaagagaaaaacaacaagCTCCTCCCTGCTATGTTAGTGACAGTGGCAAGATGTAATTCTTGGCTGGTGATGTGATCCACAAGCACTGTAAGAATAagactttcacagaatcacagaatcacagaatcatataggttggaaaagacctttaagatcatcgagtccaaccataaacctaacactgccaaaaaccaccactacaccatgtctctaagtacctcatccaaacgtcctttaaatacctccagggatggcgactcaaccacttccctgggcagtctgttccaatgcttgataaccctctcggtgaagaaaaatttcctaatatccagtctaaatgtCTAGTGATTTGGGGTGTCTAATTGACCTGAGATGCTTTTGAAGGGCTTGTCCTTTAGAAACTTCTGGGCATCCCACCCTCTCTGAGAACTGCATACTTCTGTAAGTCCCATGTAAATTGTGTCCAGCTGGATGGCTCAAATCTCttgtcatttctgaaaatcatggCATGCAGATAGGGGGGAAGAAAGAACTGACAAAAGTAATCAACACTTGATTACATTAGCAGAAAAATGTACAAGGCTACAGCAATAGCTCTTAGACTGCATAAAATAAGCCCAGGTAGCTACGCAGTCTTTCCTTTGCTATTTAATTTTAGAACATGCTAGACCAGCACCAGTCTTTTTGTTtaagtttattttattgcttaagTGGCTGAAGACTGATGATCTTAAATTAAATTCTAGCAACATGTAGTGCTCAAACACTTAAGATCCTCTTCAAGCAAATTCAAGCTTTTCCCAATTCCTATATTGTAATATGAATTGAATTAAAAGTATTAGAAGGTGCTAAACATCTCTACATAGCCCCATGAACCACAGagtttttctcttctgcaaaggAAGATGACAATTCACAGAATGAGGGTAAAAGCAGGTCCTGAAGTCAACTGTTACAGATGGAGTTGTGAGCCAGAACATCTTCTGTAGTTGTGGAATGTACCTCCTTAGCAGTTACATCTTATCTCCTGCATCTGCCCTGTATGACACTGTTTTGTCATAACATTGTGGTTTGCCTGCTTACCTGCACAATATGAGTGTTCTCATAGACCTTGTTTCAAAGACCTTTTACACCAGTGAGTGTTTTCCTTGGGCAGGAGGCTCCTCCTGATCAGTGTAATTATCATGGTCATACTGTCATGTGTGCTTTGCATAATAAAATACAGTACTCATGGTAAAATCTTTAACCAGAAAAATTATCTGTAAGTACCTCTCACTTAGGTTTTTGCAGAACACCCAGTGAGTAATTAAGTAATCAAGTAAAGATGAAAACCTTAATGGGAACATGGTTCATTTCTGAAATACCTATTCTTAAGCCCTTTCATCAGGCCCAGAAAGTGTCTACTTATATAagctgaaagggaaaaatttGTGAGCAATCAACAcattaaaattttagtttgtgGCTTTGATTGGAATCAGTTTCTGTCTTGTTTCAgtcaaaaataattctttgcacAGAGACTGCATGACTTAAATAAAAGTGTGAGTTTTTAACATCCAGATACGAGGTTTCTTCTGCCCTCTGACATAATGGCATAGTCAATTGAACTGGTGCTGTGTTCATGCAGCACTACTGTTGTTTGTACATTGCTGTTACATGATACTTCTGAATGCAATCAAGACAGTATATAGCATgacaaagcaaatgcaaagtgcTTTTCTCTAAGAAGATTGTCACCTAGGATGTTTTCCCATATGGAAATAACTCAGGCTTACTGATTTTTATATCAATAGTTATGAACTTCAGCTGCTTACCTGGAGAAATTGTCTGTTATCCATCATCCACAAAAATCAAATGGCTTGTAGAAGGAAGATTGCTACTAGCAAGGTGCACTTTGTTTTGTTAGTTCCATGTACTCAATCCTTTAAagcaagaaaactgcaaaaaattCTGCAGGGGTGACTCTTGCCAGTAGTGTGTTTAGGGAAACAGTGTTTGCTCTTGGTTTGGCCTGCAGTTACTAGAGAAACTGTCTCTGACTCTTTCCCTTTGTAGTTCATGCCTAGGCTTGCCTGGTGACCCAGGAGACCCATAATTTAATCTGGCTAAGAATGCCTGTGCTGAGTTAGGGGCCTGATCTGAATCCCACTGAAGTCTTTGGACagatttccattgatttcagtgagctCTGGATCAGTCCCATGAATGTCCAGGTACTGTAATGCAGTGTTttttagtggtttggttttttcctcttcctaataAGGGTTAAAAAACAACAGCACCATTTAACAAAAGGCGCAAATGACTACTCATTTATCTCATGCATCATGTCAGTCAGAACATTTGGCTATTCATCATGTTTTTTGCAAAATCTGCTGGGATGCTAACAGTTTCTGTTTGGATGCAACTGGGAATGAGTGGGAGCACAATTTGTTGACTGTTACTTAATGGATTTCACATTGGGATGGAATGTTCAAATTTTGTTTTTGACATTTTGTTTCTTAGCTACTTATTATCCAAATAGAGTACCCAGGGCTACGTTTTCTTCATGTTGGTGACAACTGACAGCGTTATGAAGGATTTGAGTTCAATGAATCTACCTAATTAAAAGAGCCAGTTTTTCTGGCTGAAATGGGaagcttttcagctgaaatgggAAGCCAGAAATACTCACTGCTATTCTGGTTTCTGTGCCACTAATAGAAATACTTTTGACCTCCTGCatgatattaaaaataccaaGTTAAAAAGTTCTCAGAACCTTACTTCTGTATCAATGTACAGCCTTAATGATTAGAGCCAACTAGGTGAATTGCCAAGAACTTTGCTTaaattttcctgtgtttgttgTTATAAATGTGTGCAGTTTGGTCTGGGTTTTGCTCCTAACATCCAAGAAATAGCACCTTATTACATGACTGATTGCACTGCTGCAATCTGGTTTCTCAGGTGAAGAGTTTGTTTACTGCTGACTGGCAGTTTATATGTTAACTATGGGAACAAGTAACTCAACAAAAGGAGGTGTTGTAGGGATTCAGACTTCTCTTTGATTGTCCTTTGTGGAATCTAGTCACTTCACTCTTGTCACAGAATTTCCTAACTCACAGGGCCTGCCTGGACAAGTTGGAGAAAGTAGGAAGGCAGGAGACAGTTCAAAGTCCCATCAACTGATGTGTCCCACTGATCCAAACCAGCTTGACATTTATTGAGGAAAAGACGGCTAATTCCTGAGGCTGAACTGTGTCAGGGTCAGATCCCACATGGAAACTGTGATCAGATTATGGACTCCAGGGCAGGGGACAGACTCCCTATGATgcctgctgctgttttgcagtgCAAATCTTATTTTAGCCTGGATAGTtcaagaataaaaggaaaataaggtttATAGGAAGAAGTCATATCTTTTATTAGATTATAATATGATATTGTGAAAAAATCACATGAAGACAAAGAAACCAGACTAAATAGCACCTTCCTAAGCTTTGGCAAGAAAGACAGCATCATCCCTGGAGCAGTCACAATCTGTATGTCTGCATGAAACCCTGAGTGGACTAAACTGCTATTGAGAAGAACTTCAAAAACTATAATTATGTGCATTATCCGTCATTTTTAGGTGGCAAATCTTGCTCTCATTTGATGTTTTCCTGAACACTGATTTTGTCAGCAGAGTTAAAAACCCCCAGATCTGTGGTAGTTGCTCCCAGCTGCATTTTCTTAGAAGTAAAGACCCTAGAAAAGGGATCAGTTCATTGCATTTGCCTCATATTTTGCATGTATCCTAGCTTTTTCCTCCGCAAAGCCTTGGGATACTTGTTTATAACTCCAGTAGAAAATTCTTAGACATTTAAGATACTTCATGATGCAAGTGTCATCTCTTCGGGAAATAATATGTGGGGACCTCAGGGGTGGCTAGACAACAATGCTGGAATGCTTTTCAGGAATGTATAGATCTGGCAGAGCTATGAGCAATTCCTGCAGTGTTAGAATGTTACAAGACATTGCCTCTCAGGATTGAAGATTGTTCCAGTGCTGTTCAGAGAGCTGACAAGCCACCATAAAGCAAATAGTGAGTCAAGAATGGGTCTGTGAAGACCTACTTACAGGAGATCTGTATCTAGCTGTATCTGTTAGTCTAACCACTCTCATTGATGGATTCACTCTTAAAATGATAAACAAACCCCCATTTTTTATAACGCCCACTTCTTATGCAGTTCAGCTACACTCTGTAGCAAAATCTATGTGATCAAAAGTTTCAAGTCacttgagacttttttttgttcttctaaCATGTCACCATGCAacagatgtttaaaaacaaagaaaaattgatgTGGCTGTAAACATGGTTTTCAGTGTTTACAAGGGAATCCATTCAGATCAGAAAATGACCCATCAATTGcctgacatttttaaagcaagtttaatCTTTAGAATAAAATTCAGGCCTCAGGCATGAAAATCCAGTTTGCCTGTTTAAGAATGCTCATCTGTTGCCCAGAGCTAATTTTGGTGTGCCGGATGCAGACAGCAGCGAGTAAAAATCTTCACGGGCTGCATAGAAAGAGGCTAACCAACTCCTAAAAAACGTTGTGTGGAAATTCTTCCCAGCAATGCATAGCAGTGGTTTCCTGTTGTCCTACGTCATTCTCCAAAAAGTACAGAACAGGCTACCATTGCCCTCTTATGCTATATGTGAAAGGGAAGGAATGACTCATGGCTTATGTATGGAACAAAATCCTTATGTGTCATCACAAGCAACAAAGTGCAGTGCAGAGCATGTAATAAGGATACTCTTGTGGTCAAAACACTGGTGTACTATATTAAAGCTCAACTCCTGGCAGTGGTGAATGCTTTTTCTGAAGATTCATTATCTATCTCATactttgatttctctttcatttgagTGGTTATTGAAAGTTCCCCATTTGTTAAGGAAGTATTTTGGTATgtgagaaaacaaaagagaagacatctctttttttgtaatttattactCATTCCTTAAAACCAGAGTTTCTACTAAAAGTGTTGGTAAGTCTTTTTTTGTGATGCAGAAAGAAACTGTAAAGAGCAAGGAACTAACTATGTGattggaggagaaaagaaatccagaaatagCCAGAAATTCATGGTTTAGGGTACACTTCTGCAAAGATGTGTAATTCTGTAAATTTGTGCCttcatgctttatttttcttattcccTGTCTTATATCACAATCTGTTCACAAGACTGAAATGTAAGCACTTGAATTGCTTGGCTGCAACATCTACAGTCAAATTAAGAGCCAGTTTAAATACTCAGCTCTTTTTACCttaatttgttcttttgtctTGACAGTTCCTGATATCTGACACTGGAGGCACAACTTCATgagacagcaaagggaaaaaagaacacaTCAGCTATTCTCTGAATGTGTCCCAGTTAATTATTGCCTGAAGGTTTAAACAATGAAGCACTCCCATTTGAGAAAGTACTTGTGTATGAACTCTTTAACACAGCCATTCACACTCTGTATGAAATGCCTAATAATGTGAACACTTACAAAGATCACTATGAAGATTAGTGTTATGATAAATACAGTCATGCAATTTTCAAAATAAGGTATACCAAAAGTGATGGCTTCATAAGGAAAGTGTGTGTGTAAAGTCTGCTAGAAGCAGTCAAGTgcaattttaataattaattaataagcCAGGTACTATTTTTCTCATGGTGAATATTTCACttaaatatttcacagaagtttATGAGATAGACAGATGGGCACAACAGAATACAGTACTGAATCAATTAAATATACACTAAAAGAAAGAGCTGATATTGGAATAAAACCAAGTAAATTGGAAATAGCTTTGAAATCAGCATGTTAGTTAAGTCTCATGGTGCACACCTGAATACTGTTACATTCCTCAGAGCCACATGATTTCCTGTTCTATATAAACCCTAAGCAAGCTATACTAGAGGATGAGTGAGGGAGGATTGGGGTGCTGTTTTGTTCTCTCCTATGTAATTAATATAGGTTCTTATAGCATTAGATCTGTTTCCTTAGTGACTATTTGAAGTTGTTTGTAAAGCGTATCTCAGGTTTTCAACAACTCTGGTCTGAGAAGGTAATGTTTGTGGTCTTCATTGTATGTAAAAGAACTATGTAATTGTAAGAGCTGCTGGTTGTTGACTGTAATATATGTGTTATATAATGAGTACTATCTTTAAACTCTTTTTTATACTCTGTTAACTTGCTTAGTGTGAGTGTCTTCTAGTAATGCATTAAATAAGTATCACTACCCAGAATTAAATTATCAGTTGTTTGGCAATTGGGCTTATTTAGGCTCTATCTGTCATGGCTTATGCGGGTTTTGCAATATCTATTCTTGGAACTTGATAGTACTTTAGTGTTATTAAATCTCTGTAGTGTAGTGTCTCATCTCTGCTGATGACTATCCAACAGCTAAAGCACCTTGTGCActtcaatttaaaatgaaagatgaaattgCTGCCACAGTCTTCTTCATTACAAGGCTAGTGAAAAGGGAAGACAAGCTGAGCAAGCATAAAATGGAGAAATTTGCAGCTAAGCTGACGACAATACTGTTTGAAAAGTATAAGAATCACTGGTACTTGGACAATCCATCCAGAGGACAAGCCTTCAGGTAAGAGGACCTTTAGTagaaggggagggggaatggAGCCTTTGCATGACATTCAAGATGCAATGATTACCCTTTCGGTGCCTGGAGCCCTTAAATTTGAAATAGGTGACAAAATTGAAAGAGAACCCCTTAGCTATACCTTAAGCTTGAAGGAAGAAGCATTATTAACTACTAAAGATGCACTTATTTTGAAAGTAGTTTCACAGTGTGTGCCTGTGTAGGTATGACTAGAGAGCTAAGCTGAAAATCTTAAGACAATATACACAGTGTCTTGAGTAGCCCTCTGACTTCTTGACTTCCCAAATGCAGAGTTCAAGTGGTCTTAAACTGACTTGTGGAATTGTTGTAACTGCTTTTAATTCTCTTAAACTACCAATGAAGTGAGTTGCTGCAttatgtgtttaaaacaaaaccttatTTAGATTTACAAACTGGCTTGTTAGGCTAACTTGCTGGTTGGGGCCATAAGTGAGAACTTGCATCAACAGGCTAAATGTGTTGAGAAAAATAGTGAACTTAAGTGTACTTCTGTATGAGCAGAACTTACAAAGTTGCAGTCAAATCCTAAATCCACCTGCACTTTGTTCTTACCTAGGTGTATAAGGATAAACAAACATCAGACAAGAGATCCACTGCTGGAGCAAGCTTGTGTGGAGAGTAATGTGGACTTTAATAAGCTTGGTTTGCCAAAAGAGATGACACTATGGGTTGATCCATTTGAGGTGTGTTGCAGGTGAGTTGAAGTTGACTAACATGTCAAGTGCCCTGTACAAACTTGATCAACTCCAAGCCTGTTACTAGACTCTTGGTGTCTGAAGGTGTACTTACTAGTGTCAGCTGACTGCTGACAGATGTCCATGCTGCTAGTGCAGAGCTACATTATACAAATACAGTCACTTACAGATATGGTGAGAAGAACCGGCCCTTCACAATTGCACACTTTGAAGGACAGGAGAACCCAGAGCTTCCTCAGCAGATCAGCTATGCTGTTGACAGAGCA
Protein-coding regions in this window:
- the HOATZ gene encoding cilia- and flagella-associated protein HOATZ, which gives rise to MEGGHQDSAPCGATGTEPGQHPIEPNGPLVFAGSSSANVGFAHIFWTSAVLPPLLEPCLGPTTLRCEGTLRRKGPCPMDGGSRSTCSFASHLSYLESEKNSEKERLSEAQSMEKTKVKEKSLQQARRREEILAFLMKQREERIAKELISHLHKPKIKTDQER
- the BTG4 gene encoding protein BTG4; translation: MKDEIAATVFFITRLVKREDKLSKHKMEKFAAKLTTILFEKYKNHWYLDNPSRGQAFRCIRINKHQTRDPLLEQACVESNVDFNKLGLPKEMTLWVDPFEVCCRYGEKNRPFTIAHFEGQENPELPQQISYAVDRATLDYHSGISSDEESFNKEPKAIPTVSNPNSVYQFSDYCKAPIQPWSQYLHRKTYMTDGSYYAQHRGYKVYRPTAAFTGLRVDRYHWINTKR